From Candidatus Baltobacteraceae bacterium, the proteins below share one genomic window:
- a CDS encoding NifU family protein: MRRVDLRPQHVAAQVGRGIGHERPDARSHERLFAIETLEERVNAALDKVRPGIQMDGGEVWLIKVEDGTAFVQMLGACGGCPASSMTLKGAIEAVVCADVPEVREVVQI; this comes from the coding sequence GTGCGTCGGGTTGATCTTCGGCCGCAACATGTGGCAGCGCAAGTGGGACGAGGCATTGGCCATGAGCGGCCGGATGCACGAAGTCATGAAAGGCTATTCGCAATAGAGACCCTCGAAGAGCGCGTCAACGCAGCGCTCGACAAAGTACGGCCCGGCATTCAAATGGACGGCGGCGAAGTCTGGCTCATCAAAGTCGAAGACGGCACCGCATTCGTCCAGATGCTCGGTGCGTGCGGCGGCTGCCCCGCATCCTCGATGACGCTCAAAGGCGCGATCGAAGCCGTCGTCTGCGCCGACGTCCCCGAAGTCCGCGAAGTCGTCCAGATCTAG